A single window of Paracoccus albus DNA harbors:
- the infC gene encoding translation initiation factor IF-3 produces MAGRNCIVCRPFTRIHKRNPTIARRPHNAPPPNRDSGPRVNERIRVAEIRLIGADGENVGVVSPARGLEMAQEAGLDLVEISPNATPPVCKIMDLGKFKYEQQKREAEARKKQKIIDIKEVKFRPGTDTHDYDVKMRNVMKFLEAGDKVKVTLRFRGREMAHQDLGVDLLNRVRDDVGEAGKIENMPKLEGRQMVMMIAPK; encoded by the coding sequence ATAGCAGGGCGCAACTGCATAGTTTGCCGCCCATTCACTCGAATCCATAAAAGGAATCCGACCATAGCTCGTCGTCCACATAATGCGCCGCCCCCAAACCGTGACTCCGGTCCCCGAGTCAATGAACGAATTCGTGTCGCCGAAATCCGCCTGATCGGGGCGGATGGTGAAAATGTCGGCGTCGTCTCGCCCGCGCGCGGGCTGGAGATGGCGCAGGAAGCCGGTCTCGATCTTGTCGAGATCTCGCCGAACGCGACCCCGCCCGTCTGCAAGATCATGGACCTCGGCAAGTTCAAATATGAACAGCAAAAGCGCGAGGCCGAGGCGCGTAAGAAGCAGAAAATTATCGACATTAAGGAAGTGAAATTCCGTCCCGGCACCGACACGCATGACTACGACGTGAAGATGCGCAACGTGATGAAATTCCTTGAGGCCGGCGACAAGGTCAAAGTCACGCTACGCTTTCGTGGCCGTGAAATGGCGCACCAGGATCTGGGTGTGGACCTGTTGAACCGCGTCCGCGATGATGTGGGTGAAGCCGGAAAGATCGAGAATATGCCGAAGCTGGAAGGCCGGCAGATGGTCATGATGATCGCGCCGAAATAG